From the genome of Ornithobacterium rhinotracheale, one region includes:
- the truB gene encoding tRNA pseudouridine(55) synthase TruB, giving the protein MAYTLEELQEGKVFLIDKPLDWTSFDVVKKIRYNIRKNHHIKKFKVGHAGTLDPKATGLLIVCVGKFTKKIDTYQAQEKTYTGTIKLGATTESYDTEKPENNFFETSHISHEMLHQAAQKFIGEIEQLPPMHSAVKINGTRLYQMARKGENAEIKPRKITIKDFKITKIKMPFVDFEITCSKGTYIRSIAHDFGKALHSGGYLTALRRTMIGDFSVENADNSPLDFDFFQE; this is encoded by the coding sequence ATGGCATACACCTTAGAAGAATTACAGGAAGGCAAAGTTTTCTTGATTGATAAGCCGCTGGACTGGACCTCGTTTGATGTAGTCAAAAAAATACGCTACAACATTCGCAAAAATCACCATATCAAGAAATTTAAAGTAGGGCACGCAGGCACGCTCGACCCCAAAGCCACAGGGCTGCTCATCGTGTGTGTGGGAAAGTTTACCAAAAAAATCGATACCTACCAAGCACAAGAAAAAACCTATACAGGCACCATAAAACTAGGCGCTACCACAGAATCCTATGATACCGAAAAGCCTGAAAACAACTTCTTTGAAACAAGCCACATCTCCCACGAAATGCTACACCAAGCGGCTCAAAAATTCATTGGCGAAATAGAGCAGCTCCCCCCTATGCATTCCGCGGTGAAAATCAACGGAACTCGCCTCTACCAAATGGCGCGAAAGGGTGAAAATGCTGAAATTAAACCTCGAAAAATCACAATTAAAGATTTTAAAATCACTAAAATCAAAATGCCTTTCGTGGATTTTGAAATCACTTGTAGCAAGGGCACTTACATTCGCTCCATTGCACACGATTTTGGCAAGGCGCTCCATTCGGGTGGCTACTTAACTGCCTTACGCCGCACGATGATTGGTGATTTTTCCGTTGAAAATGCCGATAACTCGCCTTTGGATTTCGATTTCTTTCAGGAATAA
- a CDS encoding undecaprenyl-diphosphate phosphatase: MDLLQSIVIALIEGLTEYLPISSTAHMGFTASLMGMQETEFLKMYQVSIQFGAILAVVVAYYKKFFDFNNLSFYFKLAAAVVPALILGKLFDEKIEAVLGNQIAISIVLILGGVILIFADQWFKNPKIHSEREISYKTAIIIGFWQCLAMMPGTSRSAASIIGGMTQKLSRKAAAEFSFFLAVPTMLAVTVYSLFVKDWGQTKVKGYEMLLASSDNLMMFIFGNLIAFIVALVAIKTFIAVLNKYGFKPWGWYRIIVGIILLAYFYYFQK; encoded by the coding sequence ATGGATTTATTACAATCAATCGTAATTGCCCTCATCGAGGGGCTCACCGAGTACCTGCCCATCTCCTCAACAGCGCATATGGGCTTCACTGCCAGCCTTATGGGAATGCAGGAAACGGAATTCCTTAAAATGTACCAAGTCTCCATTCAATTTGGTGCCATTCTAGCCGTAGTGGTAGCTTATTACAAAAAATTCTTTGATTTCAACAATCTCAGTTTCTATTTCAAATTAGCCGCTGCCGTGGTACCAGCCCTAATTTTGGGAAAACTCTTTGATGAAAAAATTGAAGCCGTGCTAGGCAATCAAATCGCAATTTCCATTGTTTTAATACTCGGGGGGGTGATTTTAATTTTTGCCGACCAATGGTTTAAAAACCCAAAAATCCATAGCGAAAGAGAAATTAGCTACAAAACAGCCATCATCATAGGATTTTGGCAATGCTTAGCAATGATGCCCGGCACTAGCCGAAGCGCCGCCTCCATCATCGGGGGAATGACGCAGAAACTTAGCCGAAAGGCCGCCGCAGAATTTTCATTCTTCTTAGCCGTGCCCACTATGCTCGCTGTTACGGTGTACTCCCTATTTGTAAAAGATTGGGGGCAAACCAAGGTGAAAGGCTATGAAATGCTCCTAGCCTCTAGCGATAATTTGATGATGTTTATATTCGGAAACCTCATCGCCTTCATCGTGGCACTCGTGGCCATCAAAACATTCATTGCCGTGCTAAACAAATACGGCTTTAAGCCCTGGGGCTGGTATCGTATCATCGTAGGCATCATATTATTAGCTTATTTCTACTATTTCCAAAAATAA
- a CDS encoding DUF3098 domain-containing protein, translating to MLFNKKNYLIMLAGLALIAIGFWLMSGADANTRPDGTLDPTFWNQDIFSWQRIRLAPSLIIIGFIVEAVAIMYQPKEK from the coding sequence ATGCTTTTTAACAAAAAGAACTATCTCATTATGCTCGCAGGCTTAGCCCTGATAGCAATTGGATTTTGGCTAATGAGTGGCGCAGATGCAAACACCCGCCCTGATGGCACTTTGGACCCCACTTTTTGGAACCAAGACATTTTCTCGTGGCAGCGAATCCGCTTAGCACCCAGCCTTATCATCATCGGTTTCATAGTAGAGGCCGTAGCAATTATGTACCAACCAAAAGAGAAATAA
- the estT gene encoding macrolide hydrolase EstT produces MKKKLLWILILGLIIISCKQRKTEMKEKIIKTNGIELCTESFGNKKNPAILLVAGATASMLYWDTEFCQQLSEKGFFVIRYDNRDVGKSTNYEPGSTPYDIVDLTNDAISILDGYKIDKAHFVGISLGGLISQIASIKFADRVNSLTLMSSGPWGDSDPTIPEMDTSILDFHSKAGTVNWTNEDSVVNYLIQGAELMSGKKQFDKQRSEKLIRAEFNRANNYISMFNHAALQGGEEYWNRLNEIKQPTLIIHGTDDKIWHYKNAGFLLEKIKGSNLITLEGTGHELHVDDWKSIIDGIEKHIND; encoded by the coding sequence ATGAAAAAAAAACTACTTTGGATATTAATTTTAGGACTGATAATAATCAGTTGCAAACAAAGGAAAACAGAAATGAAAGAGAAAATAATTAAAACAAACGGCATTGAACTCTGTACGGAAAGTTTTGGAAATAAGAAAAATCCAGCAATCCTTTTGGTAGCAGGTGCAACCGCATCAATGCTGTATTGGGACACTGAATTTTGCCAACAATTATCTGAAAAAGGATTTTTTGTTATTCGTTACGACAACAGAGATGTAGGAAAATCCACTAATTATGAACCAGGTTCTACTCCATACGATATTGTTGACTTAACTAATGACGCTATTTCAATATTGGATGGCTACAAGATTGACAAAGCACATTTTGTGGGGATTTCTTTGGGCGGACTAATTTCTCAAATAGCATCAATAAAGTTTGCCGACAGAGTTAACTCCTTAACTCTTATGTCATCAGGCCCTTGGGGAGACTCAGACCCAACTATACCTGAAATGGACACGAGTATTTTAGATTTCCATAGTAAAGCAGGTACAGTCAATTGGACAAATGAAGACAGTGTGGTAAACTATTTAATTCAGGGTGCAGAATTAATGAGTGGCAAGAAACAATTTGACAAACAAAGAAGTGAAAAACTGATAAGAGCTGAGTTCAATAGAGCCAACAATTATATAAGTATGTTCAATCACGCTGCATTGCAAGGTGGTGAAGAATATTGGAACAGATTAAACGAAATCAAACAACCCACCTTAATTATCCACGGAACAGACGACAAAATTTGGCATTATAAGAATGCAGGTTTTTTACTAGAAAAAATAAAAGGTTCAAATCTAATCACCCTTGAAGGTACAGGACACGAATTACACGTTGATGATTGGAAATCAATAATTGATGGAATAGAAAAACACATAAATGACTGA
- a CDS encoding tetracycline-inactivating monooxygenase Tet(X2) has protein sequence MTMRIDTDKQMNLLSDKNVAIIGGGPVGLTMAKLLQQNGIDVSVYERDNDREARIFGGTLDLHKGSGQEAMKKAGLLQTYYDLALPMGVNIADEKGNILSTKNVKPENRFDNPEINRNDLRAILLNSLENDTVIWDRKLVMLEPGKKKWTLTFENKPSETADLVILANGGMSKVRKFVTDTEVEETGTFNIQADIHQPEINCPGFFQLCNGNRLMASHQGNLLFANPNNNGALHFGISFKTPDEWKNQTQVDFQNRNSVVDFLLKEFSDWDERYKELIHTTLSFVGLATRIFPLEKPWKSKRPLPITMIGDAAHLMPPFAGQGVNSGLVDALILSDNLADGKFNSIEEAVKNYEQQMFIYGKEAQEESTQNEIEMFKPDFTFQQLLNV, from the coding sequence ATGACAATGCGAATAGATACAGACAAACAAATGAATTTACTTAGTGATAAGAACGTTGCAATAATTGGTGGTGGACCCGTTGGACTGACTATGGCAAAATTATTACAGCAAAACGGCATAGACGTTTCAGTTTACGAAAGAGACAACGACCGAGAGGCAAGAATTTTTGGTGGAACCCTTGACCTACACAAAGGTTCAGGTCAGGAAGCAATGAAAAAAGCGGGATTGTTACAAACTTATTATGACTTAGCCTTACCAATGGGTGTAAATATTGCTGATGAAAAAGGCAATATTTTATCCACAAAAAATGTAAAGCCCGAAAATCGATTTGACAATCCTGAAATAAACAGAAATGACTTAAGGGCTATCTTGTTGAATAGTTTAGAAAACGACACGGTTATTTGGGATAGAAAACTTGTTATGCTTGAACCTGGTAAGAAGAAGTGGACACTAACTTTTGAGAATAAACCGAGTGAAACAGCAGATTTGGTTATTCTTGCCAATGGCGGGATGTCCAAGGTAAGAAAATTTGTTACCGACACGGAAGTTGAAGAAACAGGTACTTTCAATATACAAGCCGATATTCATCAACCAGAGATAAACTGTCCTGGATTTTTTCAGCTATGCAATGGAAACCGGCTAATGGCATCTCACCAAGGTAATTTATTATTTGCTAACCCCAATAATAATGGTGCATTGCATTTTGGAATAAGTTTTAAAACACCTGATGAATGGAAAAACCAAACGCAGGTAGATTTTCAAAACAGAAATAGTGTCGTTGATTTTCTTCTGAAAGAATTTTCCGATTGGGACGAACGCTACAAAGAATTGATTCATACGACGTTGTCATTTGTAGGATTGGCTACACGGATATTTCCTTTAGAAAAGCCTTGGAAAAGCAAGCGCCCATTACCCATAACAATGATTGGGGATGCCGCACATTTGATGCCGCCTTTTGCAGGGCAGGGAGTAAATAGTGGGTTGGTGGATGCCTTGATATTGTCTGATAATCTAGCCGATGGAAAATTTAATAGCATTGAAGAGGCTGTTAAAAATTATGAACAGCAAATGTTTATCTATGGCAAAGAAGCACAAGAAGAATCAACTCAAAACGAAATTGAAATGTTTAAACCCGACTTTACGTTTCAGCAATTGTTAAATGTATAA
- a CDS encoding APH(3') family aminoglycoside O-phosphotransferase, which translates to MDISKDVKNQLDKYFGNYTTTQISGGSTNAELFRVTTDESKSFILKKQIYSNHNVSLKYDYQNYLWLDVKIPVPKIIFYEQLSDFELLCMTELQGKTLEYYFDKIETEEIIKQYAISLKKLHSLKIDNTALVQHLDLKISKARFNLDSGLIDFTDLQPENQTYSPEELFVKLLSIKPSDYELVFTHGDYCFDNLIFDNHNLSGFIDIGNGGIADKYQDIALAVRNIRDNFRPEMVDIFYKVYGLDKPNKNKIEFYILLDEFF; encoded by the coding sequence ATGGACATCAGTAAAGACGTAAAAAATCAACTTGACAAATATTTTGGAAATTATACTACCACACAAATTTCAGGTGGTTCAACAAATGCTGAATTGTTCAGGGTTACGACAGATGAATCAAAGAGTTTTATTCTCAAAAAACAAATTTATAGTAACCATAATGTAAGCCTCAAATACGATTATCAAAATTATTTATGGCTTGACGTAAAAATTCCAGTTCCTAAGATTATTTTTTATGAACAATTAAGCGACTTTGAATTGTTATGTATGACGGAACTGCAAGGAAAAACTCTTGAATATTATTTTGATAAAATAGAAACTGAAGAAATTATTAAGCAATATGCAATATCATTGAAAAAACTTCATTCTTTGAAAATCGACAATACTGCGTTGGTTCAACACCTTGACTTGAAAATTTCAAAAGCAAGATTTAATTTAGATAGTGGGTTAATTGATTTTACAGACTTACAACCCGAAAATCAAACTTACAGCCCCGAAGAACTATTTGTGAAATTATTAAGCATAAAGCCATCAGACTATGAATTAGTGTTTACACACGGAGATTACTGTTTTGACAACTTAATTTTTGACAATCATAACTTAAGTGGTTTTATAGACATTGGCAATGGAGGTATAGCAGATAAATATCAAGATATTGCACTTGCTGTTAGAAACATACGAGATAATTTTAGACCAGAAATGGTTGACATATTTTACAAGGTATATGGACTTGATAAGCCAAACAAAAATAAAATAGAGTTTTATATATTATTAGACGAGTTCTTTTGA
- the abc-f gene encoding ribosomal protection-like ABC-F family protein produces the protein MLTIQNLSYTHLNKDLLFSDINLTVNNHGKIALIGNNGVGKSTLLKIIAKELQPSDGLLKVETQPYYIPQIFGQFNHLTIAQALLIDEKLNALKEILNGNVSEENFSLLNDDWTIEDRCREALNYWNLSDLDLSQKMETLSGGQKTKVFLAGIFIHQPSFVLLDEPSNHLDKSSRDLLYDFIQTSRATFIIVSHDRELLQLLNPICELNRNEIKVYGGNYEFYKEQKEIEQNALSQDIQSKEKALRKAKEKERKTIERQQKLDVRAKKNLGKAGLPKIVSDAWKNNAERSSAKIAGVHSDKINGIKEELQDLRLSVSDIEQMKFEFDSSNLHKGKNLFIAENINFAYKTGGLLWEKPLNIQIVSGERIAINGKNGTGKTTLIQIILGKLKPTEGKIFIAESHSVYIDQDYSLINNHLQIYEQAQEFNQTGLQEHEVKIRLDRFLFSKDDWDKPCHTLSGGERMRLMLCCLNIANQSPDIIILDEPTNNLDLQNIEILTNAINEYEGTLIVISHDKTFLQEINIERTIELMK, from the coding sequence ATGCTTACTATTCAAAATTTATCATATACACATCTCAACAAAGATTTACTGTTCAGCGACATCAATCTGACGGTAAATAATCACGGAAAAATTGCATTAATTGGCAACAATGGTGTTGGAAAATCTACCTTGCTGAAAATTATTGCCAAAGAATTACAACCGTCTGACGGACTGTTGAAAGTCGAAACGCAACCGTATTATATTCCGCAAATTTTCGGGCAATTCAATCATTTAACCATTGCACAAGCCTTGCTAATTGATGAAAAACTGAACGCTTTGAAAGAAATTCTGAACGGAAATGTATCGGAAGAAAATTTCAGTTTGCTCAATGACGATTGGACGATAGAAGACCGTTGTAGGGAAGCCTTGAACTATTGGAATTTGTCTGATTTAGACTTGTCTCAAAAAATGGAAACATTGAGCGGAGGACAGAAAACAAAAGTCTTTCTCGCAGGTATATTTATTCATCAACCATCATTTGTTTTATTAGATGAACCCAGTAATCATCTTGACAAATCCAGTAGAGACTTACTATACGATTTTATTCAAACCTCAAGAGCAACTTTTATAATCGTTAGCCACGACCGAGAGTTACTTCAGTTATTAAATCCTATTTGTGAGCTCAACAGAAATGAAATTAAAGTTTATGGCGGAAACTATGAATTTTATAAAGAGCAAAAAGAAATTGAACAAAACGCCTTAAGTCAAGATATTCAGAGCAAAGAAAAAGCACTTAGAAAGGCGAAAGAAAAGGAGCGAAAAACAATTGAACGACAACAAAAATTAGATGTTCGAGCAAAAAAGAATTTAGGAAAAGCTGGACTTCCCAAGATAGTATCAGATGCTTGGAAGAATAATGCTGAAAGAAGCTCAGCAAAAATTGCCGGAGTTCATTCAGATAAAATTAATGGTATAAAAGAAGAACTTCAAGATTTGAGGCTTTCCGTTTCTGATATAGAACAAATGAAATTTGAATTTGATTCTTCCAATCTTCATAAAGGTAAAAATCTGTTTATAGCAGAAAATATCAATTTCGCATATAAAACAGGAGGTTTATTATGGGAGAAACCTCTAAACATTCAAATTGTCAGCGGTGAACGAATTGCTATCAACGGAAAAAATGGAACAGGAAAAACCACACTTATCCAAATAATACTCGGAAAACTTAAACCAACGGAAGGAAAAATATTTATTGCTGAAAGTCATTCTGTTTATATTGACCAAGATTATTCTTTAATCAATAATCATTTACAGATTTATGAACAAGCTCAAGAATTTAATCAAACCGGCCTTCAGGAACACGAAGTAAAAATCAGATTAGACCGTTTTTTATTTTCAAAAGATGATTGGGATAAGCCTTGTCATACATTGAGTGGCGGAGAAAGAATGCGGTTAATGTTGTGTTGTTTAAACATTGCTAATCAATCTCCCGACATTATTATCTTAGATGAACCTACCAATAATTTAGACCTTCAAAACATCGAAATTTTAACCAATGCAATCAATGAATATGAAGGAACTTTAATTGTAATTTCCCACGATAAAACGTTCTTACAAGAAATAAATATTGAACGAACTATTGAATTAATGAAGTAA
- the estT gene encoding macrolide hydrolase EstT — protein MKKKLLWILILGLIIISCKQRKTEEKIIKTNGIELCTESFGNKKNPAILLVAGATASMLYWDTEFCQQLSEKGFFVIRYDNRDVGKSTNYEPGSTPYDIVDLTNDAISILDGYKIDKAHFVGISLGGLISQIASIKFADRVNSLTLMSSGPWGDSDPTIPEMDTSILDFHSKAGTVNWTNEDSVVNYLIQGAELMSGKKQFDKQRSEKLIRAEFNRANNYISMFNHAALQGGEEYWNRLNEIKQPTLIIHGTDDKIWHYKNAGFLLEKIKGSNLITLEGTGHELHVDDWKSIIDGIEKHIND, from the coding sequence ATGAAAAAAAAACTACTTTGGATATTAATTTTAGGACTGATAATAATCAGTTGCAAACAAAGGAAAACAGAAGAGAAAATAATTAAAACAAACGGCATTGAACTCTGTACGGAAAGTTTTGGAAATAAGAAAAATCCAGCAATCCTTTTGGTAGCAGGTGCAACCGCATCAATGCTGTATTGGGACACTGAATTTTGCCAACAATTATCTGAAAAAGGATTTTTTGTTATTCGTTACGACAACAGAGATGTAGGAAAATCCACTAATTATGAACCAGGTTCTACTCCATACGATATTGTTGACTTAACTAATGACGCTATTTCAATATTGGATGGCTACAAGATTGACAAAGCACATTTTGTGGGGATTTCTTTGGGCGGACTAATTTCTCAAATAGCATCAATAAAGTTTGCCGACAGAGTTAACTCCTTAACTCTTATGTCATCAGGCCCTTGGGGAGACTCAGACCCAACTATACCTGAAATGGACACGAGTATTTTAGATTTCCATAGTAAAGCAGGTACAGTCAATTGGACAAATGAAGACAGTGTGGTAAACTATTTAATTCAGGGTGCAGAATTAATGAGTGGCAAGAAACAATTTGACAAACAAAGAAGTGAAAAACTGATAAGAGCTGAGTTCAATAGAGCCAACAATTATATAAGTATGTTCAATCACGCTGCATTGCAAGGTGGTGAAGAATATTGGAACAGATTAAACGAAATCAAACAACCCACCTTAATTATCCACGGAACAGACGACAAAATTTGGCATTATAAGAATGCAGGTTTTTTACTAGAAAAAATAAAAGGTTCAAATCTAATCACCCTTGAAGGTACAGGACACGAATTACACGTTGATGATTGGAAATCAATTATTGATGGAATAGAAAAACACATAAATGACTGA
- a CDS encoding aminoglycoside phosphotransferase family protein — MVETLIKTLQQKYLIKTNTISKQKGGWASLAYKIEDENEHFYFLKVYEKSRKSTSYLTEHIDLYLPIVDWLDNQTLLKGKIIRLIKTQSDDFRCEDENYIYVLFDYIKGETVGEKNLTKEQITQLAEIVSQLHHLKKTPFDLSQISETFDLSFISKLNNWIDKNLDQLKTEIKTVLQPNLSIIKNQINEWYNLSNALKEKDLKYCLCHTDIHHWNLITDKQKLYLLDWEGIKFAPPEADIFSIYQQPYFDLFIKRYYELNPDYQINETVLQYYLTSRKLQDIFEFIEQLQFDELNSEEYKINLNYLKKEVDNIISKPKNTASR, encoded by the coding sequence ATGGTTGAAACATTGATAAAAACATTGCAACAAAAATATCTTATCAAAACAAACACAATTTCTAAACAAAAAGGTGGTTGGGCTTCTTTGGCTTATAAAATAGAAGATGAAAACGAGCATTTTTATTTTTTAAAAGTTTATGAAAAAAGTCGAAAATCAACTTCTTATTTAACGGAACACATCGACCTTTATCTTCCCATTGTGGATTGGCTTGATAATCAAACTCTGCTGAAAGGAAAAATCATTCGATTGATTAAAACGCAATCTGATGATTTTAGGTGCGAAGATGAAAATTATATATATGTTTTGTTTGATTACATTAAAGGAGAAACAGTTGGAGAAAAAAATTTAACCAAAGAACAAATAACTCAATTAGCCGAAATTGTCAGTCAGTTACATCATTTAAAAAAAACTCCTTTTGACCTTTCGCAGATTTCTGAAACATTTGACCTTTCGTTTATTTCTAAACTAAACAATTGGATAGACAAAAACCTTGACCAACTAAAAACGGAAATCAAAACGGTACTGCAACCTAATCTTTCAATTATAAAAAATCAAATCAACGAATGGTATAATTTATCAAATGCTTTAAAGGAAAAAGATTTAAAATATTGTTTATGTCATACAGATATTCATCATTGGAATCTTATCACAGACAAACAAAAATTATATCTTTTGGATTGGGAAGGAATAAAGTTTGCACCACCCGAAGCCGATATTTTCAGCATTTATCAGCAACCTTATTTTGATTTGTTTATCAAAAGATATTATGAACTCAATCCTGATTATCAAATCAATGAAACGGTTTTACAATATTATCTGACAAGTAGAAAACTTCAAGATATTTTTGAGTTTATCGAACAATTACAATTTGACGAACTCAATTCGGAAGAATACAAAATCAACTTAAACTATCTGAAAAAAGAAGTTGATAACATAATATCCAAACCTAAAAACACAGCCAGCAGGTAA
- the erm(F) gene encoding 23S rRNA (adenine(2058)-N(6))-methyltransferase Erm(F), with the protein MTKKKLPVRFTGQHFTIDKVLIQNAIKQANISSQDTVLDIGAGKGFLTVHLLKIANNVVAIENDTALVEHLRKLFSDARNVQVVGCDFRNFAVPKFPFKVVSNIPYGITSDIFKILMFESLENFLGGSIVLQLEPTQKLFSRKIYNPYTVFYHTFFDLKLVYEVGPESFLPPPTVKSALLNIKRKHLFFDFKIKAKYLAFISCLLEKPDLSVKTALKSIFRKSQVRTISEKFGLNLNAQIVCLSPSQWLNCFLEMLEVVPEKFHPS; encoded by the coding sequence ATGACAAAAAAGAAATTGCCCGTTCGTTTTACGGGTCAGCACTTTACTATTGATAAAGTGCTAATACAAAATGCAATAAAACAAGCAAATATAAGCAGTCAAGATACAGTTTTAGATATTGGAGCAGGCAAAGGGTTTCTTACTGTTCATTTATTAAAAATCGCGAACAATGTCGTAGCTATTGAAAACGACACAGCTTTGGTTGAACATTTACGAAAATTATTTTCTGATGCCCGAAATGTTCAAGTTGTCGGTTGTGATTTTAGGAATTTTGCAGTTCCGAAATTTCCTTTCAAAGTGGTGTCAAATATTCCTTATGGCATTACTTCCGATATTTTCAAAATCCTGATGTTTGAGAGTCTTGAAAATTTTCTGGGAGGTTCCATTGTCCTTCAGTTAGAACCTACACAAAAGTTATTTTCGAGGAAGATTTACAATCCATATACCGTTTTCTATCATACTTTTTTTGATTTGAAACTTGTCTATGAGGTAGGTCCTGAAAGTTTCTTGCCACCGCCAACTGTAAAATCAGCCCTGTTAAACATTAAAAGAAAACACTTATTTTTTGATTTTAAGATTAAAGCCAAATACTTAGCATTTATTTCCTGTCTGTTAGAGAAACCTGATTTATCTGTAAAAACAGCTTTAAAGTCGATTTTCAGGAAAAGTCAGGTCAGGACAATTTCGGAAAAATTCGGTTTAAACCTTAATGCTCAAATTGTTTGTTTGTCTCCAAGTCAATGGTTAAACTGTTTTTTGGAAATGCTGGAAGTTGTCCCTGAAAAATTTCATCCTTCGTAG
- a CDS encoding ABC transporter permease, with protein sequence MSKSMDRMNRRRLRSSNFTVVVSIALVLFLLGLFALIVINSNDYAEHLKNQFEIEAYFKEAKDSKDKKKEPEVQRAFVDSLKAKPFVKNVKYIDKEMATKIAKQELGLKEDDLALYEDEIFPPSVVITVRPSYVDSARVDSITKVLSSYPIIYKVSNTSALAGIYKKIDNIIFWLVALAALFLIISIILINNSLRLKIFSKRFTIKTMQLVGAKRRFIVKPFLIQSFWLGLLGSILSLLALSVLWYYAAPRLNLALWHDDFIYIIAGVILVGVLIAILSTFFASWRYLKLRTDQLYYL encoded by the coding sequence ATGTCAAAATCAATGGATAGAATGAACCGCAGACGGCTTCGTTCCTCTAATTTCACAGTGGTGGTGAGTATAGCGCTAGTGCTTTTTCTGCTAGGATTATTTGCGCTTATCGTCATAAATTCAAATGATTATGCCGAGCACTTAAAAAATCAATTTGAAATAGAAGCCTACTTCAAGGAAGCCAAAGATAGCAAGGATAAAAAGAAAGAGCCTGAGGTGCAAAGGGCTTTTGTGGATTCGCTAAAAGCCAAGCCTTTTGTGAAAAATGTAAAATATATTGACAAAGAAATGGCTACAAAAATTGCCAAACAAGAGCTAGGACTTAAAGAAGATGATTTGGCATTGTATGAAGATGAAATCTTCCCGCCCTCGGTAGTCATCACCGTGCGCCCAAGCTATGTAGACTCTGCGCGTGTTGATAGCATTACCAAGGTTTTAAGCAGCTACCCTATCATTTATAAAGTGAGCAACACCTCTGCCCTTGCGGGAATTTATAAGAAGATTGATAACATCATCTTCTGGCTCGTTGCCCTAGCAGCTTTGTTCCTCATCATCTCCATTATTTTAATCAATAATTCATTAAGGCTCAAAATATTCTCTAAACGATTTACCATAAAAACGATGCAACTCGTGGGCGCGAAGAGAAGATTTATTGTAAAACCTTTCTTAATCCAAAGTTTTTGGCTAGGCTTATTAGGCTCTATTCTATCCCTCTTAGCGCTCAGCGTGCTGTGGTATTATGCCGCGCCAAGGCTTAATTTAGCCCTGTGGCACGATGATTTCATCTACATCATAGCGGGTGTAATCCTAGTAGGTGTGCTCATTGCAATACTAAGCACATTCTTTGCCTCTTGGCGATACTTAAAACTCCGAACCGACCAATTATACTACCTGTAA